In Chloroflexota bacterium, the sequence GCGCATTCAACAGCGCATCCTTTCCGAATTGGGTCTCCCTTCGTCTCTGGGTGTGGCGAGCAACAAGTTGGTAGCCAAGGTAGCCTCCACTTTGGCCAAGCCACGCGGCCTGCTTGTCGTGCCACTAGGTGAGGAGGCTGTTTTTCTTGCTCCCTTGCCTATTGAGCGCCTATGGGGAATCGGCGAAGTGACTGCGGAACGATTGCGCAAACTTGGTATCCAAACTATTGGTCAATTGGCGGCACTGTCTGATCAGCAGATGAAGATGCTGTTTGGTTCAGCAGCCGACGAAATGCACCGGCGTGCTCTGGGTATAGATGACACTCCAGTAGGTGTTGAGACACGACGCAAGTCAGTCAGCCAGGAGCATACTTTTCCACGCGATATTGGGGATGTAGACGTATTGCGCCGCTACTTGCTGGAGATGAGCGAAGAGGTAGCAGCACAACTGCGCAAGAATGGCGAATGTGCACGTACGATCGTGCTCAAAATGCGTTATCCCGATTTCAAGACGATTACGCGACGGGTCACGCTGGTGCAACCTACAAACCTGACCGAAGTGATCTATGCCCAGGTCACAGCATTGTTACAGCGAGAATGGAAGAAGGGCGACCTGATACGCCTGATTGGTCTGGGGGCAATGGGTCTTGTACAGGCGCAGCAGCTCGAGCTTTTCGAAACGCCCTCAGAGCGGCTGACCCAACTGAGTCGAGCAGTGGACGAAATCCGCAGCAAGTATGGCGACCATGTAATCCGTCGAGCTTCCCTACTAAAACTCGATGAAGAATAGCTTTAACATGGGGAATGCAGTATAATGCAAAATGAAGGAGTAAAACAATGCCAGAAAGACCGCTGATGGTGCTCTTAGATGGCAACGCCTTGGTACACCGCGCTTATCATGCCATTCCACCGCTGACAAGCCCGGACGGCGAGCCGACGAATGCTACCTATGGCTTTACTTCTACATTGCTCAAAGTGCTAGACGAACTCAAACCACAGTACGCTGCAGTAGCTTTCGATGTGGGACGCACTTTCCGGCATGAACAATATCCAGAGTATAAAGCTACACGAGTAGCGATGCCAGACGATCTGCGGGTGCAACTTGACCGCGTCCGGGATGTAGTTGAGGCGTTTAACCTTCCCAGCACAACGATGGAGGGTTATGAGGCTGATGACATACTAGCCACTCTCGCCCAAAAAGCGGTAGAGCAAGGCCTGGATGTGGTCATTGTCACCGGTGATACGGATACTTTTCAACTCATTGGCCCTCACGTGAAGGTGTTGTTGTCAGGACGCAAATTTACGGATGCTAAGATGTATGATGAGGCTGCTATTCGCGAACGGTACAGGTTGGAACCAGAGCAACTGGTAGACTTCAAGGGGCTAAAAGGCGATACCTCAGATAATATCCCAGGCGTGCCTGGCGTAGGCGATGTCACCGCCACGCAACTTTTACAGCAATTTGGTAGCATTGAAAATCTGTATGCCCATCTCAATGAAGTGTCTGCCAAGTTGCGTGAGAAGTTGGAAGGGAAAGAGGCAGATGTCCGCCGCGGCAAGGAGCTCGTTCGCTTAGTTTCCGATTTGCCCATTGACCTCGATTTGGACAATTGCCGACTCAGTGCCTATGACCGCTCAAAAGTAACAGCACTGTTTCGTGCGTTAGGCTTTCACAGTCTCTTGCAGAGGTTGCCCAAAACGGAAGAACAACCTACGGCCCAATTACCGCTATTTGCTGGGCAAGCAGGGGTGGAAGTTGAAAAGCCCGCGTTGGGGCAATATCACCTGATCAATACCGAGGAGGGCCTGCGTAATCTGGTTGCCAAGATACGCGCGCGCGGCGCATGTGCACTCGATACTGAGGCCAACTCGCTGCGTCCGGTGGAAGCCGAATTAGTGGGGATAGCCATAGCCTGCCAGGAGGGTGAAGGCTACTATATTCCTATAGGTCACACGCCACAGGTCTCCTCTATGTCGCAACTGCCCATCGAGTTTATCCGTGAACAACTTGGTCCAGTTCTCGCTGACGCGACTATCGCCAAGTACGCGCACAATGCCAATTACGACCTCATCGTGCTGAACCAGCATGGCATAGTAGTGCATGGCCTGCAATTTGACACGATGGTTGCTGCCTATTTGCTGGATCCCTCAGGACGCAATCTGAGTTTGAAAGGACTTGCCTGGCAAGAATTAGGTGTGGAGATGACCACTATTGCGGAGCTCATCGGCAAAGGCAAGAACCAACTGACTATTGATCAGGTCGCTATCGAGCGCGTGTTCCCCTACGCGGCTGCTGATGCCGATATGACCTTGCGTTTGGTTGCACGGCAAGAGGCACAACTAAAGGAAAAACAGTTGTGGAAGCTATTCACTGACATTGAGATGCCCTTGGTTTCCGTTTTGATTGATATGGAATGTACAGGCGTTGCGCTAGATGTGGATCTATTGAAGAGAATGTCTCGGGAACTGTACCAACGCCTCAATGAACTGGCGCAACAGATACAGCAACAGGTGGGTTATCCCTTTAACATTAGCTCCTCCCAACAGTTGAGCGATGCCCTTTTTATCAAGCTCAGGCTGCCCACCACAGATATCCCGCGCGGGGCGTCAGGGTACTATTCTACAGCAGCCGAGGTACTAGAACGATTGAGAGGTGTGCATCCGGTCATTGATTTGATTCTGGAACACCGGCAGCTCTCCAAGATCAAATCCACTTATGTAGATGCCCTTCCTCTGATGGTGAATCCGCGCACTGGTCGCTTGCATACTTCCTGGAACCAGACGGCCACTGTAACCGGACGCATTTCATCCAGTGAGCCAAATTTACAGAACATTCCCATCCGCACGGATATTGGGCGACGTGTGCGCCAGGCCTTTATCGCACAGCCGGGCTGGAAGCTGCTCGGTGCTGATTACTCGCAAGTAGAATTACGCATCCTGGCTCATGTCTCTGGTGATGAGAATTTGTTGGCCGCCTTCCATCGGGGAGAGGACATCCACGCCAGCACAGCGTCACGTATACTTGGTGTTCCCATTGAGCAGGTAACGCCAGACATGCGCCGTCTGGCCAAGACCATTAACTTCGGTCTAATTTACGGCATGAGTGACTGGGGGTTGGCTGCACGGACTGAGCTCTCACAGGAGGAGGCTGCGCAGTTTATTACAAAATACTTTGCACAGTATCCACGCGTACGGGAATATCTGGCACGCATCAAGCAACAAGCGGCTGAGCAGGGCTATGTCGAGACTTTGCTGGGTCGGAAGCGGTATTTCCCCGAGTTAAAGTCAGGGAGTAAGGCGCATGGCAGTCTAAAAGCTGCAGCACTGCGCATGGCGATCAACCATCCCATTCAAGGTACTGCAGCAGATATCATCAAGATTGCGATGACCCATCTGCACGATGAGCTGGGAAAGCATAACCTGCGCAGCAAGATGATCCTGCAGGTGCATGATGAGTTGGTGTTGGAAGTGCCGGATCACGAGCTAGATCAGGTTAGCTCTTTGGTCAGGTCTGTGATGGAAGGTGCCTATCCACTGGATGCTCCTTTGAAAGTGGATATCAAAATAGGACAGAATTGGGGTGAGATGTGAAACGTGATCAGGGATGAGATAGCCAAACTAGTTCACAAAGCCATCGAAGAAGCACAAAAACACGGCAATCTGCCCAAGTTTGATATCCCTGAGATACCTGTGGAGCGACCCAAGCAGGAGGGGCACGGGGACTTGGCAACGCCAGTGTGCTTGCAGTTAGCCAGTCTAGCGCGTATGGCACCGTTGCATATCGCTCACATTATTGTACAGCATATGTCTCTCTCGGATAGCCTGGGCAACGTTGAAGTAGCTGGGCCTGGCTATATCAATTTTTCTCTTTCTCCCAGCTGGCTAGCTCGGCAGGTAGATGTGATTCTGCAGGCTGGCGATAGGTATGGTGATATCGAACTAGGTGGGCGACGCAAGGTCCAGGTTGAGTTCATCAGTGCTAATCCTACTGGCCCGCTGCATATTGGCAGCGGTCGCAATGCGGTCGTTGGAGATGCTTTGGCCAATGTACTTGCCGCAGCGGGGTACGATGTACAACGCGAGTATTATGTAAATGATGCGGGTACGCAGATGGGATTGTTCGCAGAAAGCCTCTATGCTCGTTACGCCCAAGCGCTGGGTCAAGATGAGCCATTGCCTGAAGGGGGGTATCAAGGCTCCTACATGGTAGAGATGGGTCAGCGCGCTGCCCGCGAATACGGTCCACGCTTTCTGAACATGGAACGCTCCGAAGCCTTGAAAGCATTGGGTGACATTGGCCTTGCCTACACCTTGGAATCCATTCGCGCTGATGTAGCCTTGATGGGCATCCACTTTGACCGCTGGTTTTCCGAGCGGACGTTGTATGAGGATGGAACTTTCGAGCACGTGATGGCTTTGCTTCGTGAGCGGAACTATATCTTTGAGCGCGATGGGGCAGTGTGGTTTGCTGCCACCGCCCTTGGCGGGGATAAGGATGAGGTTATCATCCGCTCTGGTGGGGCTCCAGGCTATTTTGCTTCGGACATTGCATATCACTACAACAAGTTTGTGTGCCGTGGCTTTGATTGGGTGATCGATGTGTGGGGAGCAGATCACCAAGGACATGTACCGCGGATGTATGCCATGATGCGTGCATTGGGTCTCGATCCACAGCGCCTGTCCATTATCATCTATCAATTGGTCACGCTTAAGCGCAGAGGGGAAGTAGTGCGCTTATCCAAACGCACAGGTGATATGATCACTTTGCGCGAGGTGTTGGAGGATGTTGGCGCAGATGCCGTGCGCTTTTTCCTGCTTTCGCGGGCTGCAGAAAGTCAGATGGACTTTGATCTGGAGCTAGCCAAAGAGCATTCCAACGAAAACCCGGTGTATTACATCCAGTATGCACATGCTCGCATCAGCAGTATTTTGCGCGTGGCTCAGGAGCGCGGGCTGGAACGGGGAGATGGTGATGTCAGCCTACTATCTCATCCGATGGAACTGGCCCTGATCCGGCGCATGTTGATGTTGCCAGAAATCATCGAATTGGCTGCCACGAATCTAGCGCCACATCACTTGGCTGCTTATGCACTGGATTTAGCCAGCCAGTTCCATGTCTTTTACCGCGATTGCCGGGTGGTGTCTTCTGACCCGGCGGACTATGAGTTGACCCAGGTACGGCTAAAGCTAGTTCGTGCAGCCAAGATTGTTCTGGCAAAGACTTTGCGCCTGATGGGCATGACTGCACCAGAACAGATGTAGAGTTGTTGTGTGTAGGCGCGCAAAATCAAATGATAATGTCACTGACACGTGATGGTTCTATCAAATGATAAAGACACCAGGCTGCCTCGCTCCTTTCTAAGTAGGTATCGGTATGTGCAGCGTGTCCAACACGTTTTCGGT encodes:
- the dinB gene encoding DNA polymerase IV; amino-acid sequence: MNLGTEISPRHVIHVDLDAFFASVEELLDPSIAGRPIIVGGDPTKRGVVASASYAARAYGVRSAMPISQALRLCPQAIVRHGHREAYESYSRRVMAILAEYTPLLEQISIDEAFLDVTGCDQLFGLPGEIARRIQQRILSELGLPSSLGVASNKLVAKVASTLAKPRGLLVVPLGEEAVFLAPLPIERLWGIGEVTAERLRKLGIQTIGQLAALSDQQMKMLFGSAADEMHRRALGIDDTPVGVETRRKSVSQEHTFPRDIGDVDVLRRYLLEMSEEVAAQLRKNGECARTIVLKMRYPDFKTITRRVTLVQPTNLTEVIYAQVTALLQREWKKGDLIRLIGLGAMGLVQAQQLELFETPSERLTQLSRAVDEIRSKYGDHVIRRASLLKLDEE
- the polA gene encoding DNA polymerase I; translation: MPERPLMVLLDGNALVHRAYHAIPPLTSPDGEPTNATYGFTSTLLKVLDELKPQYAAVAFDVGRTFRHEQYPEYKATRVAMPDDLRVQLDRVRDVVEAFNLPSTTMEGYEADDILATLAQKAVEQGLDVVIVTGDTDTFQLIGPHVKVLLSGRKFTDAKMYDEAAIRERYRLEPEQLVDFKGLKGDTSDNIPGVPGVGDVTATQLLQQFGSIENLYAHLNEVSAKLREKLEGKEADVRRGKELVRLVSDLPIDLDLDNCRLSAYDRSKVTALFRALGFHSLLQRLPKTEEQPTAQLPLFAGQAGVEVEKPALGQYHLINTEEGLRNLVAKIRARGACALDTEANSLRPVEAELVGIAIACQEGEGYYIPIGHTPQVSSMSQLPIEFIREQLGPVLADATIAKYAHNANYDLIVLNQHGIVVHGLQFDTMVAAYLLDPSGRNLSLKGLAWQELGVEMTTIAELIGKGKNQLTIDQVAIERVFPYAAADADMTLRLVARQEAQLKEKQLWKLFTDIEMPLVSVLIDMECTGVALDVDLLKRMSRELYQRLNELAQQIQQQVGYPFNISSSQQLSDALFIKLRLPTTDIPRGASGYYSTAAEVLERLRGVHPVIDLILEHRQLSKIKSTYVDALPLMVNPRTGRLHTSWNQTATVTGRISSSEPNLQNIPIRTDIGRRVRQAFIAQPGWKLLGADYSQVELRILAHVSGDENLLAAFHRGEDIHASTASRILGVPIEQVTPDMRRLAKTINFGLIYGMSDWGLAARTELSQEEAAQFITKYFAQYPRVREYLARIKQQAAEQGYVETLLGRKRYFPELKSGSKAHGSLKAAALRMAINHPIQGTAADIIKIAMTHLHDELGKHNLRSKMILQVHDELVLEVPDHELDQVSSLVRSVMEGAYPLDAPLKVDIKIGQNWGEM
- a CDS encoding arginine--tRNA ligase — translated: MIRDEIAKLVHKAIEEAQKHGNLPKFDIPEIPVERPKQEGHGDLATPVCLQLASLARMAPLHIAHIIVQHMSLSDSLGNVEVAGPGYINFSLSPSWLARQVDVILQAGDRYGDIELGGRRKVQVEFISANPTGPLHIGSGRNAVVGDALANVLAAAGYDVQREYYVNDAGTQMGLFAESLYARYAQALGQDEPLPEGGYQGSYMVEMGQRAAREYGPRFLNMERSEALKALGDIGLAYTLESIRADVALMGIHFDRWFSERTLYEDGTFEHVMALLRERNYIFERDGAVWFAATALGGDKDEVIIRSGGAPGYFASDIAYHYNKFVCRGFDWVIDVWGADHQGHVPRMYAMMRALGLDPQRLSIIIYQLVTLKRRGEVVRLSKRTGDMITLREVLEDVGADAVRFFLLSRAAESQMDFDLELAKEHSNENPVYYIQYAHARISSILRVAQERGLERGDGDVSLLSHPMELALIRRMLMLPEIIELAATNLAPHHLAAYALDLASQFHVFYRDCRVVSSDPADYELTQVRLKLVRAAKIVLAKTLRLMGMTAPEQM